The nucleotide window TGCCCCGAAGCTGCGTTGTTGATCAACCGTGGGGGGGACGGCGGGCGAGGAGGCGCTCCGTCAGCATGCGGGCACGCTCCCAGAGAGAGTGGGACTTCGACACCCCCAGAATCTCGCGTCTGGGGGCGCTTTTTCCGTCCCATGCAGATGCAACTCCTAAGTTAAATCCTTTACATATTGAACGAATCAAGTTTAAAGCGGTGGCATTAATGGCTAAATAATGGCTGTTACGTAACTCTACTTGTGGATCGCGTTTGCCTCCATCAGAGGCAAACGTCCGGGAGGTTGTTATGAATGACGTCCTCAATTATTCCCCTCACCTATTCTCCGAATATTCTGTGGTGGCTGAGCGAAGTTCGCAAGAACTTCAAGTGGATTTATCTTCTCCCTGCTCATCGGCAAACTGAGAGGAGCAGATGCCATCTTTAGAAGGCTGGGACACGCTTTCCGCGCTACCGATCTCTTTCGTCAATGCCGCCCTGGCGCAGCACAGCGCCTCTATTATCGGCCAGTTTTCTTTTACGGGCGGTGGATCGTTTAATACTCCTTATACCTGCACAGGTACCTTTGGGCCATTCGCTATCGCCCGAGGCATCAACACGACGATCATCAATCTACAAATGCCGGTCGCATCTGGAACAATCCAAACTGCGCAAACCACCGTTGACCTGGCAGGCGTCGTCGTCATTATGGCGGTATCGCTCACTTTTATTCAGGGCAGTGCAGTTGGTCTGAGCTTGGACCTTGCGGCAGCTGGCAAATACGGGACGTCGCCTCAACCGGGTCTGGTAACGCCGCTCTCTTTGACAGGTCCCCCCGCAGTTCTCACCTTACTCGGTCAGGCCGGAATCCAAGACGTTCTTGACGGCTTCGCGCAGACGATCGTCGAGCATGCCCAGCCGCTGCAATACTTTTTTGCCGAACTGAATGACACATTGTTGCCGCAGGAAGCTTGGCTGCAAGCGACGGCTTACGCCTACAGTTACCTGCTCCAGACGAGTGGCGACGATTACCTCGCTATTTCCACCATGGTGGCTGGGCATTCGGCACCAGCCACCGTCAACG belongs to Deinococcus sp. Leaf326 and includes:
- a CDS encoding TULIP family P47-like protein, which codes for MPSLEGWDTLSALPISFVNAALAQHSASIIGQFSFTGGGSFNTPYTCTGTFGPFAIARGINTTIINLQMPVASGTIQTAQTTVDLAGVVVIMAVSLTFIQGSAVGLSLDLAAAGKYGTSPQPGLVTPLSLTGPPAVLTLLGQAGIQDVLDGFAQTIVEHAQPLQYFFAELNDTLLPQEAWLQATAYAYSYLLQTSGDDYLAISTMVAGHSAPATVNVDASFLPPAGSSANSATAITGDLFLQQLIMPQLPQAFQGRLSAGNLSFDSAQHRIVNSTPFDLAQIQVGLIWYTPTITSLVVNNQENAIQISLSGNCDLYAGISMSFSFQASPSLSFSGATQTLTFLPDPNPISSHHADVPWWWFAGGLIVEAVVQAVVAVISSDLGDDLTSLLNTQSISGVQTNVNWSDATHQTVLGVALDNSFSTLATLT